In a genomic window of Rhododendron vialii isolate Sample 1 chromosome 12a, ASM3025357v1:
- the LOC131310468 gene encoding F-box/FBD/LRR-repeat protein At1g13570-like isoform X1, with protein sequence MLLGTLTLIWSCFMIVRMLCNVKKRVPQGLEQTMSNSTSDIISNLPCNVLEKILMCLTIQDAARTSVLSRKWRYNWTKLPHLIFNDEYCRGSRGVAMNKHIMTILGVLLLHQGPILKFTLSLAAVESCPELDLVVSFVLNNGIQEFTLHIQNGGPYRLPSTLFLCLQIEHLDLVSCVYKPPLAFKGFTRLLSLVFNEVVIPGDVLSSLISSCPLLERLTVISSTIVDYLQIVAPNLRFLHCEGLFRSISVQNSCHLAEVSVFLKRLRNWSAFNEGEPLYSNMLPESIPAIELLELDPYNIKFMAVGGVPKSLPTTLACLKVLKLYDICFGDVSLVSNILCLIRSSPNMEKLEVWAWPEGNALVDPFLELMEVEGRSDTTLNQLREVNMHSVSGKSELLFLKFILAKWRMLETLIVVGSLGDVYFGFGLLKELTRFRSLSPQAEIIFVIPGVAV encoded by the exons ATGCTTCTGGGGACCTTAACTTTGATTTGGTCATGTTTTATGATTGTCAGGATGCTTTGTAACGTGAAGAAACGGGTGCCTCAAGGTTTAGAACAGACAATGAGCAACTCAACTTCGGACATAATCAGTAATCTTCCATGCAATGTACTAGAAAAAATCTTAATGTGTTTGACGATACAGGATGCGGCGAGGACGAGTGTTTTGTCAAGGAAATGGAGGTATAATTGGACTAAACTTCCCCATCTCATCTTTAATGATGAGTATTGCAGAGGATCGAGGGGGGTAGCGATGAACAAACATATAATGACTATTCTTGGAGTTCTGTTACTCCATCAAGGACCAATACTCAAGTTCACTCTCTCCTTGGCGGCAGTGGAAAGCTGTCCTGAACTTGACCTGGTGGTATCTTTTGTCTTAAACAATGGCATCCAGGAGTTCACCCTACACATTCAGAATGGTGGACCTTACAGATTGCCATCAACACTATTTTTGTGCCTACAAATTGAGCATTTGGATCTTGTTTCTTGTGTATATAAACCTCCTCTTGCGTTCAAAGGATTTACCAGGCTCCTTTCCCTTGTGTTTAATGAAGTTGTCATTCCCGGTGATGTACTCTCAAGTCTAATCTCCAGTTGCCCTCTACTTGAACGGCTGACTGTTATTTCGTCCACTATTGTCGATTACCTTCAAATTGTCGCTCCTAATCTTAGATTCTTACACTGCGAGGGCCTTTTCAGATCTATTTCTGTCCAAAATAGTTGTCATCTTGCAGAAGTCTCAGTCTTTCTAAAAAGATTGAGGAATTGGTCGGCATTCAATGAAGGAGAGCCTTTATACTCTAACATGCTTCCTGAAAGTATACCTGCCATTGAGCTTCTGGAATTGGACCCCTATAATATCAAG TTCATGGCTGTAGGTGGTGTACCAAAGAGTCTTCCAACTACTTTGGCCTGCCTTAAAGTTCTCAAGTTGTATGATATTTGTTTCGGGGACGTAAGTTTGGTCTCTAACATTCTCTGCTTAATTAGAAGCTCCCCAAACATGGAAAAATTGGAAGTTTGG GCGTGGCCCGAGGGAAATGCTTTAGTTGATCCCTTTCTAGAACTTATGGAAGTGGAAGGACGGTCGGATACAACCTTAAACCAACTTCGTGAAGTGAACATGCATTCAGTATCTGGTAAGTCTGAGTTGCTATTTCTTAAATTTATATTGGCCAAATGGCGTATGCTGGAGACGTTGATTGTAGTAGGTTCACTGGGGGATGTTTATTTTGGATTTGGTTTATTGAAAGAGTTGACACGATTTCGAAGCTTATCGCCTCAAGCAGAAATCATATTCGTAATTCCCGGTGTTGCAGTCTAG
- the LOC131310468 gene encoding F-box/FBD/LRR-repeat protein At1g13570-like isoform X2: protein MLCNVKKRVPQGLEQTMSNSTSDIISNLPCNVLEKILMCLTIQDAARTSVLSRKWRYNWTKLPHLIFNDEYCRGSRGVAMNKHIMTILGVLLLHQGPILKFTLSLAAVESCPELDLVVSFVLNNGIQEFTLHIQNGGPYRLPSTLFLCLQIEHLDLVSCVYKPPLAFKGFTRLLSLVFNEVVIPGDVLSSLISSCPLLERLTVISSTIVDYLQIVAPNLRFLHCEGLFRSISVQNSCHLAEVSVFLKRLRNWSAFNEGEPLYSNMLPESIPAIELLELDPYNIKFMAVGGVPKSLPTTLACLKVLKLYDICFGDVSLVSNILCLIRSSPNMEKLEVWAWPEGNALVDPFLELMEVEGRSDTTLNQLREVNMHSVSGKSELLFLKFILAKWRMLETLIVVGSLGDVYFGFGLLKELTRFRSLSPQAEIIFVIPGVAV, encoded by the exons ATGCTTTGTAACGTGAAGAAACGGGTGCCTCAAGGTTTAGAACAGACAATGAGCAACTCAACTTCGGACATAATCAGTAATCTTCCATGCAATGTACTAGAAAAAATCTTAATGTGTTTGACGATACAGGATGCGGCGAGGACGAGTGTTTTGTCAAGGAAATGGAGGTATAATTGGACTAAACTTCCCCATCTCATCTTTAATGATGAGTATTGCAGAGGATCGAGGGGGGTAGCGATGAACAAACATATAATGACTATTCTTGGAGTTCTGTTACTCCATCAAGGACCAATACTCAAGTTCACTCTCTCCTTGGCGGCAGTGGAAAGCTGTCCTGAACTTGACCTGGTGGTATCTTTTGTCTTAAACAATGGCATCCAGGAGTTCACCCTACACATTCAGAATGGTGGACCTTACAGATTGCCATCAACACTATTTTTGTGCCTACAAATTGAGCATTTGGATCTTGTTTCTTGTGTATATAAACCTCCTCTTGCGTTCAAAGGATTTACCAGGCTCCTTTCCCTTGTGTTTAATGAAGTTGTCATTCCCGGTGATGTACTCTCAAGTCTAATCTCCAGTTGCCCTCTACTTGAACGGCTGACTGTTATTTCGTCCACTATTGTCGATTACCTTCAAATTGTCGCTCCTAATCTTAGATTCTTACACTGCGAGGGCCTTTTCAGATCTATTTCTGTCCAAAATAGTTGTCATCTTGCAGAAGTCTCAGTCTTTCTAAAAAGATTGAGGAATTGGTCGGCATTCAATGAAGGAGAGCCTTTATACTCTAACATGCTTCCTGAAAGTATACCTGCCATTGAGCTTCTGGAATTGGACCCCTATAATATCAAG TTCATGGCTGTAGGTGGTGTACCAAAGAGTCTTCCAACTACTTTGGCCTGCCTTAAAGTTCTCAAGTTGTATGATATTTGTTTCGGGGACGTAAGTTTGGTCTCTAACATTCTCTGCTTAATTAGAAGCTCCCCAAACATGGAAAAATTGGAAGTTTGG GCGTGGCCCGAGGGAAATGCTTTAGTTGATCCCTTTCTAGAACTTATGGAAGTGGAAGGACGGTCGGATACAACCTTAAACCAACTTCGTGAAGTGAACATGCATTCAGTATCTGGTAAGTCTGAGTTGCTATTTCTTAAATTTATATTGGCCAAATGGCGTATGCTGGAGACGTTGATTGTAGTAGGTTCACTGGGGGATGTTTATTTTGGATTTGGTTTATTGAAAGAGTTGACACGATTTCGAAGCTTATCGCCTCAAGCAGAAATCATATTCGTAATTCCCGGTGTTGCAGTCTAG
- the LOC131310467 gene encoding protein NSP-INTERACTING KINASE 1-like gives METRRAESVLCLVALFCFWTSANSLLSPKGVNFEVVALMDIKDALVDPHGVLNWDRNAVDPCSWTMITCSTDKLVIGLGTPSQNLSGTLSPSIGNLTNLQIILLQNNNISGPIPPEIGRLPKLQTLDLSDNFFTGGIPSSLAHLKSLQYLRLNNNSLSGAIPPSLANMTQLAFLDLSFNNLTGPVPRFLAKTFNLLGNPMVCATGTEHDCNGTTSVPLSYPFNSTQNSQLSGRPKDHKFALAFGSSLGCICLLIIGFGFLLWWRRRHNQQIFFDVNEQHHEEVSLGNLRRFQFRELQMATNNFSNKHIIGKGGFGNVYKGYLRDGTVVAVKRLKDGNTSGGEIQFQTEVEMISLAVHRNLLRLYGFCMTASERLLVYPYMSNGSVASCLKAKPALDWGRRKIIALGAARGLLYLHEQCDPKIIHRDVKAANILLDDNCEAVVGDFGLAKLLDHRDSHVTTAVRGTVGHIAPEYLSTGQSSEKTDVFGFGILLLELITGQRALEFGKSANQKGAMLDWVKKIHQEKKLDTLVDKDMKNNYDRIELEEMVQVALICTQFLPSHRPKMSEVVRMLEGDGLADKWEASQRADATRCRANDFSSSERYSDLTDDSSLLVQAMELSGPR, from the exons ATGGAAACAAGAAGAGCGGAATCTGTTTTGTGTTTGGTGGCTTTGTTCTGCTTCTGGACTTCAGCAAATTCTTTGCTTTCCCCCAAAGGTGTCAACTTTGAAG TGGTGGCTTTGATGGATATAAAAGATGCATTGGTGGATCCTCATGGGGTTCTAAATTGGGATAGAAATGCTGTTGATCCATGTAGTTGGACCATGATCACTTGTTCAACTGATAAGCTAGTCATTGGCTT aGGAACTCCAAGCCAGAATCTATCTGGTACGCTTTCGCCCAGTATCGGAAACTTGACAAATCTCCAGATTAT tTTGCTGCAGAATAATAACATATCAGGGCCAATTCCCCCTGAGATTGGGAGGCTTCCAAAGCTACAAACACTTGATCTTTCTGACAACTTCTTCACTGGTGGAATACCCTCTTCTCTAGCCCATCTGAAAAGCCTCCAATATCT GAGGCTAAACAACAACAGTCTTTCTGGAGCAATTCCTCCATCTCTGGCTAACATGACACAGCTTGCATTTCT GGACTTGTCTTTCAATAACTTGACTGGTCCTGTCCCAAGGTTTCTTGCAAAAACATTCAA CCTGCTGGGAAATCCAATGGTATGTGCAACTGGGACAGAACATGACTGCAATGGAACCACATCAGTGCCACTTTCCTACCCTTTCAACAGTACCCAAA ACTCTCAACTGTCTGGAAGGCCAAAAGATCACAAATTTGCCTTAGCATTTGGATCAAGCCTTGGATGCATCTGCCTACTAAttattggatttggatttcTTCTCTGGTGGAGGCGGCGTCACAACCAGCAAATATTCTTTGATGTTAACG AGCAACATCATGAAGAAGTATCACTTGGAAACTTGAGGAGGTTTCAATTCAGAGAGCTTCAGATGGCCACAAACAACTTCAGCAACAAGCACATAATAGGGAAAGGTGGTTTTGGGAATGTCTACAAAGGGTATCTAAGAGATGGGACTGTAGTGGCTGTAAAAAGGCTGAAAGATGGGAATACAAGTGGAGGGGAAATCCAATTCCAGACTGAAGTTGAGATGATTAGCTTGGCAGTTCACCGGAATCTTCTTAGGCTTTACGGGTTTTGTATGACTGCTTCAGAAAGGCTCTTGGTTTACCCCTACATGTCAAATGGAAGTGTAGCTTCATGTctcaaag CCAAACCAGCCTTAGATTGGGGTAGAAGGAAAATAATTGCCTTGGGTGCTGCAAGGGGTTTGCTATACCTACATGAACAATGTGACCCAAAGATCATTCACAGGGATGTCAAGGCTGCAAATATATTGCTTGATGATAACTGTGAAGCAGTGGTGGGAGATTTCGGATTGGCAAAGCTTTTGGATCACCGTGATTCCCATGTTACCACAGCTGTTAGAGGAACCGTGGGGCATATTGCACCGGAGTATCTCTCCACAGGCCAGTCATCAGAGAAAACAGATGTTTTCGGGTTTGGGATTCTGTTGCTGGAATTGATCACTGGCCAAAGAGCTCTTGAGTTTGGGAAATCAGCTAACCAGAAAGGAGCTATGCTTGATTGG gtgaaaaaaattcatcagGAGAAGAAACTTGATACACTGGTTGACAAGGACATGAAAAACAACTACGATCGAATCGAGCTGGAGGAAATGGTACAAGTGGCTCTCATATGCACTCAGTTTCTTCCCAGCCATAGGCCCAAGATGTCCGAAGTGGTTCGAATGCTCGAAGGGGATGGACTCGCGGACAAATGGGAAGCTTCACAGAGAGCGGATGCAACTAGGTGCAGAGCAAATGACTTCTCTTCTTCTGAGCGGTACTCTGATCTTACCGACGACTCCTCGTTGCTTGTCCAAGCAATGGAGCTCTCAGGACCCCGGTGA
- the LOC131310475 gene encoding S-adenosylmethionine decarboxylase proenzyme-like produces the protein MESKGGKKKSSSSSSSSNSQFYEAPLGFIIEDVRPNGGIKKFRSAAYSNCARKPSMALSVSAIGFEGFEKRLDISFFEPSLFADPEGKGLRLLSKDQLDEILKPAECTIVSSLSNDHVDSYVLSESSLFVYPYKIIIKTCGTTKLLQSIAPILKLADTLSLSVRSVRYTRGSFIFPAAQSYPHRSFSEEVAVLDSYFGKLGIAGNAYVMGSFDEQQKWHVYFASAESACNVNPVYTLEMCMTGLDREMSSVFYKTQSGSAAVMTHSSGIRKILPDSEICDFDFDPCGYSMNAIEGAAISTIHVTPEEGFSYASFESVGYDPKVVKLGPLVERVLLCFQPNEFSIAVHADVDIELLEKTCSVDVKGYSLGERSCEELGTGNSILYQKFVKAVFGCGSPRSTLKCCWKEEDGEESE, from the exons ATGGAGTCTAAAGGAGGCAAGAAGAagtctagtagtagtagtagtagtagtaattctCAGTTCTACGAAGCTCCCCTCGGATTCATCATTGAAGACGTTCGACCAAACGGAGGAATCAAGAAATTCAGATCTGCTGCATACTCCAAC TGCGCTCGCAAACCATC CATGGCATTGTCAGTCTCTGCAATCGGATTCGAGGGTTTTGAAAAGAGACTCgatatttcattttttgagcCCAGCTTATTTGCTGATCCTGAAGGTAAGGGCCTTCGCTTGCTTTCCAAAGATCAATTGGATGAGATTCTTAAACCTGCTGAGTGCACCATAGTTTCATCGCTGTCAAATGACCATGTCGACTCTTACGTCCTCTCTGAATCAAGCCTCTTTGTTTACCCTTATAAAATTATTATCAAGACTTGTGGGACCACAAAGTTGCTTCAGTCCATCGCTCCTATCCTGAAGTTGGCTGATACTCTTTCCCTCTCTGTGCGATCTGTGAGGTACACCCGCGGGAGCTTCATTTTTCCTGCTGCTCAGTCGTACCCTCATCGCAGTTTCTCAGAAGAAGTTGCTGTCCTTGATAGTTATTTTGGAAAGCTTGGTATAGCTGGCAATGCTTACGTGATGGGCAGCTTTGACGAACAGCAGAAATGGCATGTCTACTTTGCTTCTGCTGAATCTGCGTGCAACGTCAATCCTGTGTACACGCTGGAGATGTGCATGACTGGTTTGGACAGGGAGATGTCCTCTGTCTTCTACAAAACCCAATCGGGCTCCGCTGCTGTTATGACCCATTCCTCTGGAATAAGAAAGATCCTTCCAGATTCTGAGATTTGCGATTTTGACTTCGATCCTTGTGGTTATTCCATGAACGCTATTGAAGGGGCTGCGATTTCGACCATTCATGTTACACCGGAGGAGGGTTTCAGCTACGCAAGCTTTGAGTCAGTTGGGTATGATCCGAAAGTTGTGAAGCTGGGTCCACTGGTGGAAAGGGTGCTGCTGTGTTTCCAACCAAATGAATTCTCGATTGCTGTGCATGCGGATGTTGATATCGAGTTACTTGAGAAGACATGCTCAGTAGATGTGAAAGGTTACAGCCTTGGAGAGAGGAGTTGTGAGGAGCTTGGAACAGGCAATTCAATTTTGTACCAGAAGTTTGTGAAGGCCGTCTTTGGCTGTGGATCTCCTAGGTCGACTCTGAAATGCTGCTGGAAAGAGGAAGATGGAGAAGAATCGGAGTAG